A DNA window from Nycticebus coucang isolate mNycCou1 chromosome 1, mNycCou1.pri, whole genome shotgun sequence contains the following coding sequences:
- the ABCE1 gene encoding ATP-binding cassette sub-family E member 1, protein MADKLTRIAIVNHDKCKPKKCRQECKKSCPVVRMGKLCIEVTPQSKIAWISETLCIGCGICIKKCPFGALSIVNLPSNLEKETTHRYCANAFKLHRLPIPRPGEVLGLVGTNGIGKSTALKILAGKQKPNLGKYDDPPDWQEILTYFRGSELQNYFTKILEDDLKAIIKPQYVDQIPKAAKGTVGSILDRKDETKTQAVVCQQLDLTHLKERNVEDLSGGELQRFACAVVCIQKADIFMFDEPSSYLDVKQRLKAAITIRSLINPDRYIIVVEHDLSVLDYLSDFICCLYGVPSAYGVVTMPFSVREGINIFLDGYVPTENLRFRDASLVFKVAETANEEEVKKMCMYKYPGMKKKMGEFELAIVAGEFTDSEIMVMLGENGTGKTTFIRMLAGRLKPDEGGEVPVLNVSYKPQKISPKSTGSVRQLLHEKIRDAYTHPQFVTDVMKPLQIENIIDQEVQTLSGGELQRVALALCLGKPADVYLIDEPSAYLDSEQRLMAARVVKRFILHAKKTAFVVEHDFIMATYLADRVIVFDGIPSKNTVANSPQTLLAGMNKFLSQLEITFRRDPNNYRPRINKLNSIKDVEQKKSGNYFFLDD, encoded by the exons GAAAATTATGCATAGAGGTTACACCCCAGAGCAAAATAGCATGGATTTCTGAAACTCTATGTATTGGTTGTGGTATTTGTATTAAG aaatgccCCTTTGGCGCCTTATCAATTGTCAATTTACCAAGCAACTTGGAAAAAGAAACCACACATCGATATTGTGCCAATGCCTTCAAACTTCACAG GTTGCCTATCCCTCGTCCTGGTGAAGTTTTGGGATTAGTTGGAACTAATGGTATTGGAAAGTCaactgctttaaaaattttagcaGGAAAGCAAAAGCCAAACCTTGGAAAGTACGAT gATCCTCCTGACTGGCAAGAGATTTTGACTTATTTCCGTGGATCtgaattacaaaattattttaccaagatTCTAGAAGATGACTTAAAAGCCATTATCAAACCCCAATATGTAGACCAGATTCCTAAGGCTGCAAAG GGGACAGTAGGATCTATTTTGGACCGAAAGGATGAAACAAAAACACAGGCAGTTGTATGTCAACAGCTTG ATTTAACTCACCTAAAAGAACGAAACGTTGAAGATCTTTCAGGAGGAGAATTGCAGAGATTTGCTTGTGCTGTCGTTTGCATACAGAAAGCTGATAT ttttatgtttgaTGAGCCTTCTAGTTACCTAGATGTCAAGCAGCGTTTAAAGGCTGCAATTACTATACGATCTTTAATAAATCCAGATAG aTATATCATTGTGGTGGAGCATGATCTCAGTGTCTTAGACTATCTCTCTGACTTCATCTGCTGTTTATATGGTGTACCAAGTGCTTATGGTGTTGTCACCATGCCTTTTAGTGTAAGAGAAG GTATAAACATATTTTTGGATGGCTATGTTCCAACAGAAAACTTGAGATTCAGAGATGCATCACTTGTTTTTAAAGTTGCTGAGACAGCAAATGAAGAAGAAGTTAAAAAgatgtgtatgtataaatatccagggatgaagaaaaaaatgggagagTTTGAGCTAGCAATTGTAGCTGGAGAATTTACAGATTCTGAAATCATGGTGATGTTGGGGGAAAATG GTACCGGTAAAACAACATTCATCAGAATGCTTGCTGGAAGACTTAAACCTGATGAAGGAG GAGAAGTGCCAGTTCTAAATGTCAGTTATAAGCCACAGAAAATTAGTCCCAAATCAACT GGAAGTGTTCGTCAGTTACTACATGAAAAGATAAGAGATGCTTATACTCATCCACAGTTTGTGACTGATGTAATGAAGCCTTTGCAAATTGAAAACATCATCGATCAAGAG GTACAAACATTGTCTGGTGGTGAACTGCAGCGAGTAGCTTTGGCTCTTTGTTTGGGCAAACCTGCTGATGTCTACTTAATTGATGAACCATCTGCATATTTGGATTCTGAGCAAAGATTGATGGCAGCTCGGGTTGTCAAACG TTTCATCCTCCATGCGAAGAAGACAGCCTTTGTTGTAGAACATGACTTCATCATGGCAACCTATTTAGCAGATCGGGTCATTGTTTTCGATGGTATTCCATCTAAGAACACAGTGGCAAACAG tcCTCAAACCCTTTTGGCTGGCATGAATAAGTTTTTGTCTCAACTTGAAATTACATTCAGAAGAGATCCAAACAACTATAGGCCACGAATAAACAAACTCAATTCAATTAAG gatgTAGAGCAAAAGAAGAGTGGAAACTACTTTTTCTTGGATGATTAG